A genomic segment from Flavobacteriales bacterium encodes:
- a CDS encoding GNAT family N-acetyltransferase codes for MTPGDISIRKLEPQESDLILKIAHWYFDEWGSPVEKTVKSLTTQAPEEILFHLVMMKNGALIGTAGVYHEVNLFNVHSRFRKFTPWLALFYMDEKERGRGMGAQLLEHVDIHAREAGISQVYLYTFTAERLYARCGWRYMETVRYKDHDTAVMDKIL; via the coding sequence ATGACCCCAGGTGATATCTCCATCAGAAAACTAGAGCCTCAGGAATCGGATTTGATTCTGAAGATTGCGCATTGGTACTTTGATGAATGGGGGAGTCCTGTTGAGAAGACCGTGAAAAGTTTAACCACGCAGGCTCCGGAAGAGATCCTGTTTCACCTCGTGATGATGAAGAATGGTGCGTTGATAGGAACGGCAGGGGTTTACCATGAGGTAAACCTGTTTAATGTTCATTCCCGTTTCAGAAAATTCACACCGTGGTTGGCGCTTTTTTATATGGATGAAAAGGAGCGTGGTCGGGGAATGGGTGCGCAGTTATTGGAGCATGTTGATATACACGCACGCGAAGCCGGAATATCTCAAGTGTACCTTTATACCTTTACGGCAGAACGTCTTTATGCCAGATGTGGTTGGCGGTATATGGAAACGGTCAGGTATAAGGACCATGATACGGCGGTGATGGATAAAATATTATAA